The following coding sequences are from one Methanosarcina sp. WWM596 window:
- a CDS encoding ATP-grasp domain-containing protein, whose translation MKDTAAEMQIPVLKNEMAAGIDVEKRLKLLEEAEFIELIKEEGEYALYSNSENSIGWISENLGFTELPEKIELFKSKIKFRKLLERIYPDFYFQGVEFEKLDEIRVEEIKKPFIIKPDVGFFSLGVYKVSTDEEWEPVLWRIKAEVEEVKGRYPVQVLDTGNFIIEENIKGEEFAVDAYFNRAGKPVVLDILKHIFSSENDVSDRVYFTSKAIIENYRETVEDLLKEIGKLAGLRNFPLHMELRVGKDRRIQIIELNPIRFAGWCTTDIAHFAYGINTYRYFFEQLEPNWNKVLAGKEGKSFCLVILNKPAEINSKAVQTFDYEKLLSDFEKPLELRKTDHEKYGLFGYVFTETRDSNWVEIKRILKSDLREYISFKEIASDVPMLKD comes from the coding sequence TTGAAAGATACTGCTGCAGAAATGCAGATTCCTGTTCTAAAAAATGAAATGGCAGCTGGAATTGATGTGGAAAAAAGGCTGAAGCTTCTTGAAGAAGCCGAGTTTATCGAATTAATAAAAGAAGAGGGCGAATACGCCCTTTATTCCAATTCCGAAAATTCTATTGGTTGGATATCGGAAAATTTGGGTTTTACAGAGCTACCTGAGAAAATAGAGCTTTTCAAGAGCAAAATCAAATTCAGAAAACTGCTGGAAAGAATATACCCTGACTTTTATTTCCAGGGTGTTGAGTTTGAAAAGCTGGACGAAATTCGGGTTGAGGAGATTAAAAAACCTTTCATCATAAAGCCTGATGTAGGTTTTTTCAGCCTCGGAGTGTACAAGGTTTCGACCGACGAAGAATGGGAACCAGTCCTCTGGCGTATAAAAGCCGAAGTCGAGGAAGTTAAAGGACGCTATCCGGTTCAGGTGCTTGATACCGGGAACTTCATTATCGAAGAAAATATTAAAGGAGAAGAATTTGCGGTTGACGCTTACTTCAACCGCGCGGGAAAGCCTGTAGTCCTCGATATCTTGAAGCATATCTTTTCCTCGGAAAACGATGTAAGTGATAGGGTATACTTTACTTCGAAAGCTATTATAGAAAATTACAGGGAAACTGTTGAAGATCTTTTAAAAGAAATAGGAAAGCTTGCTGGGCTCAGGAATTTCCCTCTCCATATGGAACTGAGAGTAGGAAAAGACAGGAGAATCCAGATAATAGAACTGAATCCGATCCGCTTTGCGGGCTGGTGCACAACGGATATTGCACATTTTGCCTATGGAATTAACACCTACAGGTATTTCTTTGAGCAGCTTGAACCGAACTGGAATAAGGTTCTTGCAGGAAAGGAAGGGAAGAGTTTCTGCCTTGTGATATTGAATAAGCCTGCAGAAATTAATTCAAAAGCGGTACAAACCTTCGATTACGAAAAACTGCTTTCAGACTTTGAAAAGCCTCTTGAACTCAGGAAAACTGACCATGAGAAATACGGGCTCTTCGGGTATGTGTTTACGGAAACCAGAGACAGCAACTGGGTAGAGATCAAGAGGATTCTGAAATCTGATTTAAGGGAGTATATCTCTTTTAAAGAAATAGCATCTGATGTTCCGATGCTCAAAGATTAA